Proteins encoded by one window of Nicotiana tabacum cultivar K326 chromosome 10, ASM71507v2, whole genome shotgun sequence:
- the LOC107765758 gene encoding myosin-17-like (The RefSeq protein has 1 substitution compared to this genomic sequence): protein MASVNIIVGSHVWVEDPKLAWSDGEVIKIHGQDVHVKTSNGKEVVANITKVFPKDTEAPPGGVDDMTKLSYLHEPGVLQNLATRYELNEIYTYTGNILIAVNPFQRLPHLYDTHMMEQYKGAAFGELSPHVFAVADVAYRAMINEGKSNSILVSGESGAGKTETTKMLMRYLAYLGGRSGVEGRTVEQQVLESNPVLEAFGNAKTVRNNNSSRFGKFVEIQFDKSGRISGAAIRTYLLERSRVCQISNPERNYHCFYLLCAAPAEEIERYKLGNPKSFHYLNQSKCYALDGVNDADEYLATRRAMDIVGISEEEQDAIFRVVAAILHLGNVEFAKGEEIDSSVIKDEQSRFHLNMTAELLKCDAKSLEDALITRVMVTPEEIITRTLDPEAALGSRDALAKTVYSRLFDWIVEKINISIGQDPNSKSIIGVLDIYGFESFKTNSFEQFCINFTNEKLQQHFNQHVFKMEQEEYEKEKINWSYIEFVDNQDVLDLIEKKPGGIIALLDEACMFPKSTHETFAQKLYQTFTKNKRFIKPKLSRTNFTISHYAGEVTYQADLFLDKNKDYVVAEHQVLLTASKCPFVVGLFPPLPEESSKSSKFSSIGSRFKLQLQSLMETLSSTEPHYIRCVKPNNVLKPCIFENVNVIQQLRCGGVLEAIRISCAGYPTRRTFYEFLLRFGVLAPEVLAGSYDDKVACQMILDKMGLMGYQIGKTKVFLRAGQMAELDARRAEVLGNAAKIIQRQIRTYITRKEFVVLRHAAIQLQSCWRAMLSCKLYEQLRREAAALKIQKNFRCYVAHTAYTTLHSSAITLQTGMRAMVSRNEFRYRKHTKAAIKIQAHLRCHAAYSYYRSLQRAAIITQCGWRRRVAKKELRNLKMAARETGALKEAKDKLEKKVEELTWRLQFEKRLRTELEEAKAQEVAKLQEALHAMQKQVEEANAKVVQEREAARRAIEEAPPVIKETPVIVQDTEKINALSAEVENLKALLASEKKATEEARDSSRDAVARNSELANKLEDAERKVDQLQDSVQRLEEKLSNMESENQVLRQQALTMSPTGKTLSARPKTTIIQRTPENGNAINGESKANSDMSLAVASPKEPASEEKPQKSLNEKQQENQDLLIKCISQDLGFSGGKPIAACLIYKCLLHWRSFEVERTSVFDRIIQTIASAIEVPDNNDVLAYWLCNTSTLLMLLQQTLKASGAASLTPQRRRTSSASLFGRMSQGLRGSPQSAGLSVLNGRMLGRLDDLRHVEAKYPALLFKQQLTAFLEKIYGMIRDNLKKEISPLLGLCIQAPRTSRASLVKGRSQANAAAQQALFAHWQSIVKSLNNYLMMMKANYAPPFLVRKVFTQIFSFINVQLFNSLLLRRECCSFSNGEFVKAGLAELEQWCCYATEEYVGSAWDELKHIRQAVGFLVIHQKPKKTLHEITNELCPVLSIQQLYRISTMYWDDKYGTHTVSSDVISSMRVMMTEDSNNAVSSSFLLDDDSSIPFSVDDISKSIQQVDIADVEPPPLIRENSAFVFLHQRSS from the exons ATG GCATCAGTCAACATAATTGTCGGTTCGCATGTTTGGGTGGAAGACCCTAAATTGGCATGGTCAGATGGAGAAGTTATCAAAATACACGGTCAAGATGTTCATGTTAAAACCTCAAATGGGAAAGAA GTTGTTGCAAATATCACTAAAGTGTTCCCTAAAGATACCGAGGCCCCTCCTGGAGGTGTAGATGATATGACCAAGCTTTCCTATTTGCATGAACCTGGAGTTCTGCAAAACCTGGCTACTAGATATGAGCTCAATGAAATTTAT ACGTACACTGGAAACATATTGATTGCAGTAAACCCTTTCCAAAGATTGCCTCATCTGTATGACACTCACATGATGGAACAATATAAAGGAGCAGCATTTGGGGAGCTGAGTCCGCATGTTTTTGCAGTTGCAGATGTTGCATATAG GGCAATGATCAACGAGGGAAAAAGCAATTCAATTTTGGTTAGTGGAGAAAGTGGTGCTGGTAAGACTGAAACTACCAAGATGCTTATGCGTTATCTTGCATATCTTGGGGGTCGGTCAGGTGTCGAAGGTCGAACTGTAGAACAACAAGTTCTAGAA TCCAATCCCGTTCTTGAAGCATTTGGAAATGCCAAAACTGTGAGAAACAACAACTCAAG TCGTTTTGGTAAATTTGTCGAGATACAATTTGATAAGAGTGGGAGAATATCTGGGGCAGCTATACGAACTTACCTTCTGGAGAGATCTCGTGTCTGCCAAATCTCAAATCCTGAGAGAAACTACCACTGTTTTTATCTTCTTTGTGCTGCTCCAGCTGAG GAGATAGAGAGATATAAACTAGGGAACCCAAAATCATTTCACTATCTTAATCAGTCCAAATGTTACGCATTGGATGGAGTAAATGATGCTGATGAATATCTTGCAACAAGAAGGGCTATGGATATAGTGGGAATCAGTGAGGAAGAGCAG GATGCAATTTTCAGGGTGGTTGCCGCAATTCTTCATCTTGGTAATGTCGAATTTGCAAAAGGTGAGGAGATTGACTCTTCTGTGATTAAGGATGAGCAGTCTCGGTTTCATCTCAATATGACGGCAGAGTTGCTCAA GTGTGATGCCAAGAGCTTGGAAGATGCACTAATTACACGTGTAATGGTCACACCTGAGGAAGTTATTACGAGGACTCTTGATCCAGAAGCTGCTCTGGGTAGCAGGGATGCTTTGGCTAAAACCGTTTATTCTCGCCTTTTTGACTG GATTGTGGAAAAGATAAACATCTCCATCGGCCAGGATCCAAACTCCAAGTCCATAATCGGAGTTCTTGATATTTATGGGTTTGAGAGTTTTAAAACCAACAG TTTTGAGCAGTTCTGCATCAATTTTACAAATGAAAAGTTGCAACAACATTTTAACCAG CACGTGTTCAAGATGGAACAAGAagaatatgaaaaagaaaagattaaCTGGAGCTACATAGAGTTTGTTGACAACCAAGACGTGCtggatctgatcgaaaag AAACCTGGAGGAATTATCGCTCTGTTAGATGAAGCCTG TATGTTTCCTAAATCTACTCATGAAACATTTGCTCAGAAGTTGTACCAGACATTCACTAAAAACAAGCGTTTCATCAAACCTAAACTTTCACGGACGAATTTTACGATATCTCATTACGCTGGAGAG GTGACATATCAAGCGGATCTGTTTCTGGATAAGAATAAAGATTATGTGGTTGCAGAACATCAGGTTCTGTTAACGGCCTCAAAGTGTCCTTTTGTGGTGGGTTTGTTTCCTCCTCTACCTGAAGAATCATCAAAATCGTCCAAATTCTCCTCCATTGGGTCACGTTTCAAG CTACAACTGCAATCTTTAATGGAAACATTAAGTTCAACAGAGCCTCACTACATCAGATGCGTGAAGCCTAATAATGTCCTTAAGCCTTGTATTTTCGAGAATGTGAACGTGATCCAGCAATTGCGATGTGGT GGTGTTTTAGAAGCTATTAGAATCAGCTGTGCTGGATATCCCACTAGACGTACATTTTATGAGTTTCTTCTTAGATTTGGTGTTCTGGCTCCAGAAGTTTTAGCTGGAAG CTATGATGACAAGGTTGCATGCCAGATGATTCTAGACAAAATGGGACTTATGGGCTATCAG ATAGGAAAGACAAAGGTCTTTTTGCGGGCTGGACAGATGGCTGAGCTCGACGCCAGAAGAGCTGAGGTACTTGGAAATGCAGCAAAAATTATTCAAAGACAAATCCGTACATATATTACGCGAAAAGAATTTGTTGTGTTGCGTCATGCTGCTATTCAGTTGCAATCATGTTGGCGAG CTATGCTGTCCTGCAAACTGTATGAACAGCTGAGACGTGAAGCAGCTGCTCTGAAGATACAGAAGAACTTCAGATGTTATGTTGCACACACAGCGTATACAACACTGCATTCTTCTGCAATTACCTTGCAAACAGGCATGAGAGCAATGGTTTCTCGCAATGAATTTAGATACCGGAAGCACACCAaagctgcaattaaaatacaG GCGCATTTGCGTTGCCATGCCGCTTATTCTTATTACAGGAGTCTTCAGAGAGCTGCCATTATCACTCAGTGTGGTTGGAGGCGACGGGTTGCCAAGAAGGAGCTTCGAAATCTCAAAATG GCTGCAAGGGAAACAGGTGCTCTCAAAGAAGCCAAGGACAAGCTCGAGAAGAAAGTGGAAGAACTTACATGGCGGTTGCAATTTGAGAAACGACTCAGG ACTGAGCTGGAGGAGGCTAAGGCCCAAGAAGTTGCAAAGCTACAGGAGGCACTGCATGCAATGCAAAAGCAAGTAGAAGAAGCAAATGCTAAAGTAGTCCAAGAGCGGGAAGCGGCACGGAGAGCAATTGAAGAAGCACCTCCAGTCATCAAGGAGACTCCAGTTATAGTTCAAGACACAGAAAAAATAAATGCCCTGTCAGCTGAAGTAGAGAATTTGAAG GCTTTGCTGGCGTCAGAAAAGAAAGCTACAGAAGAGGCTAGAGATTCTTCCAGGGATGCAGTGGCCAGAAATTCAGAGCTGGCTAACAAACTAGAAGATGCTGAGCGAAAAGTAGATCAGCTTCAAGATTCAGTGCAGAG GCTTGAAGAGAAGCTCTCCAATATGGAATCGGAGAACCAAGTGCTTCGTCAACAAGCTTTGACCATGTCACCAACTGGAAAAACTTTATCTGCACGGCCAAAGACTACTATTATACAG AGGACTCCGGAGAATGGAAATGCTATAAACGGAGAATCGAAGGCTAATTCT GATATGAGTCTTGCTGTAGCAAGTCCAAAGGAGCCTGCATCTGAGGAGAAACCACAGAAGTCTCTAAATGAAAAGCAGCAG GAGAACCAAGACTTGCTGATTAAGTGCATTTCACAAGATTTGGGCTTTTCTGGAGGCAAACCAATTGCAGCTTGTCTCATATACAAATGTCTGCTCCACTGGAGGTCCTTCGAAGTTGAAAGAACTAGTGTTTTTGACCGTATAATACAAACCATTGCTTCAGCCATCGAG GTCCCAGATAATAATGATGTATTAGCATACTGGTTATGCAATACGTCCACATTATTGATGCTGCTTCAACAAACACTTAAAGCTAGCGGGGCTGCTAGTTTGACTCCGCAGAGGCGGAGAACCAGTTCAGCTTCTTTGTTTGGGAGGATGTCCCAA GGCTTACGAGGTTCTCCCCAGAGTGCTGGACTTTCAGTTCTCAATGGGCGTATGCTTGGGAGATTGGATGACTTACGTCATGTTGAGGCCAAATATCCTGCACTGCTGTTCAAGCAGCAGCTCACTGCCTTTTTGGAGAAAATATATGGAATGATAAGAGACAATCTGAAGAAAGAGATCTCCCCATTGCTTGGGCTATGTATTcag GCACCGAGAACATCTCGTGCAAGTTTAGTCAAAGGAAGATCCCAAGCTAATGCTGCTGCCCAGCAAGCTCTATTTGCTCATTGGCAAAGCATTGTGAAAAGTTTGAACAActacttgatgatgatgaaagcaaACTAT GCTCCTCCTTTCTTGGTTCGGAAGGTTTTCACTCAAATATTCTCCTTTATCAATGTTCAACTTTTCAACAG TCTCCTTTTGCGGCGGGAGTGTTGCTCGTTCAGTAATGGAGAGTTTGTGAAAGCTGGGTTGGCTGAATTGGAACAGTGGTGCTGCTATGCAACTGAAGAA TATGTAGGCTCAGCATGGGACGAGTTGAAGCACATTAGACAAGCAGTTGGATTCCTA GTTATACATCAAAAGCCCAAAAAGACATTGCATGAGATCACTAATGAACTTTGTCCA